One genomic window of Streptomyces sp. NBC_01276 includes the following:
- a CDS encoding putative cobaltochelatase, which translates to MSSPHFPFSAVVGQDDLRLALLLNAVSPAVGGVLVRGEKGTAKSTAVRALSALLPQVDVVPGCRFSCAPAAPDPGCPDGPHEAGAGTARPARMVELPVGASEDRLVGALDIERALAEGVKAFEPGLLADAHRGILYVDEVNLLHDHLVDVLLDAAAMGASYVEREGVSVRHAARFLLVGTMNPEEGELRPQLLDRFGLTVEVAASREPAQRVEVVRRRLAYEDDPAGFAARWSVDEREVRARVVAARALLPQVVLGDTSLLQIAATCAGFEVDGMRADIVMARTATALAAWAGRTEVRKEDVRQAALLALPHRRRRNPFDAPGLDEEMLDRILDGFPDEEPEPEPDPEPQGPDGDGDGGPDGDGGGVPPQHDGPPAQDSPEAAPDAPDTAREDAPQPSPQGSGAAEQAPVGAAEPFRTKVLSVPGLGEGAAGRRSRARTAHGRTTGSQRPRGHLTKLHLAATVHAAAPHQKARGRDGRGLVIRKDDLRQATREGREGNLVLFVVDASGSMAARQRMSAVKGAVMSLLLDAYQRRDKVGLITFRGSGAELALPPTSSVDAAAVRLERLPTGGRTPLAAGLLKAHEVLRVERLRDPSRRPLLVVVTDGRATSAGVPGGRAGGTPRELSGRSARLLAAEGIASVVVDCESGPVRLGLAGSLAADLGAPAVTLDGLRADSLAGLVKNVRTAVTSTASPHSASRRAA; encoded by the coding sequence ATGAGCAGTCCCCATTTCCCCTTCTCGGCCGTGGTCGGGCAGGACGACCTGCGGCTGGCCCTCCTCCTCAACGCCGTGAGCCCGGCGGTCGGCGGCGTGCTCGTGCGCGGCGAGAAGGGGACCGCCAAGTCCACCGCCGTCCGCGCTCTGTCCGCGCTGCTGCCGCAGGTGGACGTCGTTCCCGGCTGCCGCTTCTCGTGCGCGCCCGCCGCTCCGGACCCGGGCTGCCCGGACGGGCCGCACGAGGCGGGCGCGGGCACGGCCCGTCCCGCCCGCATGGTGGAGCTGCCCGTCGGCGCCTCCGAGGACCGCCTCGTCGGCGCCCTCGACATCGAGCGGGCGCTGGCCGAGGGGGTGAAGGCCTTCGAGCCGGGGCTGCTGGCCGACGCGCACCGCGGGATCCTGTACGTCGACGAAGTGAACCTGCTCCACGACCACTTGGTGGACGTCCTGCTCGACGCCGCGGCGATGGGCGCCTCCTACGTGGAGCGCGAGGGCGTCTCGGTGCGCCACGCGGCCCGCTTCCTCCTCGTCGGCACGATGAACCCCGAGGAGGGCGAACTGCGGCCGCAGTTGCTGGACCGGTTCGGGCTGACCGTCGAGGTGGCGGCCTCCCGCGAGCCCGCCCAGCGCGTCGAGGTGGTCCGCCGCCGGCTGGCCTACGAGGACGATCCCGCGGGCTTCGCGGCCCGCTGGTCCGTGGACGAGCGGGAGGTGCGCGCCCGGGTCGTGGCCGCCCGGGCCCTGCTGCCGCAGGTGGTGCTGGGTGACACCTCGCTGCTCCAGATCGCCGCCACCTGCGCCGGCTTCGAGGTCGACGGCATGCGGGCCGACATCGTGATGGCCCGGACCGCGACCGCGCTGGCCGCCTGGGCCGGGCGGACCGAGGTGCGGAAGGAAGACGTGCGGCAGGCCGCGCTGCTGGCGCTCCCCCACCGCAGGCGCCGCAATCCGTTCGACGCGCCGGGTCTGGACGAGGAGATGCTGGACCGGATCCTGGACGGCTTCCCGGACGAGGAGCCGGAGCCCGAGCCCGACCCGGAGCCCCAGGGCCCGGACGGCGACGGCGACGGCGGCCCGGACGGGGACGGCGGCGGGGTCCCCCCGCAGCACGACGGGCCCCCCGCCCAGGACTCCCCCGAGGCCGCCCCGGACGCCCCCGACACCGCCCGCGAGGACGCCCCGCAGCCCTCCCCCCAGGGCTCCGGCGCCGCCGAGCAGGCCCCCGTGGGGGCCGCCGAGCCGTTCCGCACCAAGGTGCTCAGCGTGCCCGGTCTCGGCGAGGGAGCCGCGGGGCGGCGGTCCCGCGCCCGCACCGCCCACGGCCGCACCACCGGCTCCCAGCGCCCCCGCGGCCACCTGACGAAGCTGCACCTGGCGGCCACCGTCCACGCCGCCGCCCCGCACCAGAAGGCACGCGGGCGCGACGGGCGCGGGCTGGTCATCCGCAAGGACGACCTGCGCCAGGCCACCCGCGAGGGCCGCGAGGGCAACCTCGTGCTGTTCGTGGTCGACGCCTCCGGGTCGATGGCCGCCCGGCAGCGGATGAGCGCCGTCAAGGGCGCCGTCATGTCGCTGCTCCTCGACGCCTACCAGCGCCGCGACAAGGTCGGCCTGATCACCTTCCGCGGGTCCGGGGCCGAACTGGCGCTGCCGCCCACCTCGTCGGTGGACGCCGCGGCCGTCCGTCTGGAACGGCTGCCGACCGGCGGGCGCACCCCGCTCGCCGCCGGGCTGCTCAAGGCCCACGAGGTGCTGCGCGTCGAACGCCTGCGGGACCCGTCGCGGCGCCCGCTGCTCGTGGTCGTGACCGACGGACGGGCCACCTCGGCCGGTGTGCCGGGCGGCCGGGCGGGCGGCACGCCGCGTGAGCTGTCGGGCCGCAGCGCCCGGCTGCTGGCCGCCGAGGGGATCGCCTCGGTGGTCGTGGACTGCGAGTCCGGGCCGGTCCGGCTGGGACTGGCCGGGTCGCTCGCCGCCGATCTGGGGGCGCCGGCCGTGACCCTCGACGGGCTGCGGGCCGACTCGCTGGCCGGGCTCGTGAAGAACGTACGTACCGCGGTGACATCGACCGCATCACCCCACAGCGCCTCCAGGAGGGCCGCGTAA
- a CDS encoding cobyric acid synthase, translating into MSGARRGGGLLVAGTTSDAGKSVVTAGICRWLARQGVKVAPFKAQNMSLNSFVTREGAEIGRAQAMQAQAARVEPTALMNPVLLKPGSDRSSQVVLLGKPVGEMSARGYHGGRQEQLLGIVTDCLEQLRGTYDAVICEGAGSPAEINLRRTDIVNMGIARAARFPVVVVGDIDRGGVFASFFGTTALLSPEDQSLIAGYMVNKFRGDVTLLEPGMEMLRGLTGRATYGVLPFRHGLGIDEEDGLRVSLRGAVRESVVAPPVGEDVLRVAVCAVPLMSNFTDVDALAAEPGVVVRFVDRAEELADADLVVVPGTRGTVKALEWLRERGLADALARRAAEGRPVLGVCGGFQLLGEHIEDEVESKAGAVAGLGLLPVRVRFEREKTLARPVGTALGEPVEGYEIHHGVAEVLGGTPFLDGCRVGAVWGTHWHGSLESDGFRRAFLREVAAAAGRRFVPAPDTSFGALREEQLDLLGDLIAEHADTDALLRLIEGGAPAGLPFLPPGAP; encoded by the coding sequence ATGAGCGGCGCGCGGCGCGGCGGCGGACTGCTGGTCGCCGGTACGACCTCGGACGCGGGCAAGAGCGTGGTCACGGCGGGCATCTGCCGCTGGCTCGCCCGGCAGGGCGTGAAGGTGGCCCCGTTCAAGGCCCAGAACATGTCCCTCAACTCCTTCGTGACCCGGGAGGGCGCCGAGATCGGCCGCGCCCAGGCCATGCAGGCGCAGGCCGCGCGGGTGGAGCCGACGGCCCTGATGAACCCCGTCCTGCTCAAGCCCGGCAGCGACCGCAGCAGCCAGGTGGTGCTGCTGGGCAAGCCCGTGGGCGAGATGAGCGCGCGGGGCTACCACGGAGGGCGGCAGGAACAGCTGCTCGGCATCGTCACGGACTGCCTGGAGCAGCTGCGGGGCACGTATGACGCCGTGATCTGCGAGGGGGCGGGCAGTCCGGCCGAGATCAACCTGCGCCGGACCGACATCGTGAACATGGGCATCGCGCGGGCCGCGCGCTTCCCGGTGGTCGTGGTCGGCGACATCGACCGGGGCGGGGTCTTCGCCTCCTTCTTCGGGACGACGGCGCTGCTCTCCCCCGAGGACCAGTCGCTGATCGCGGGCTACATGGTCAACAAGTTCCGGGGCGACGTCACCCTCCTGGAGCCCGGCATGGAGATGCTGCGCGGGCTGACGGGACGGGCGACGTACGGGGTGCTGCCGTTCCGGCACGGGCTGGGCATCGACGAGGAGGACGGCCTGCGGGTCTCCCTGCGCGGCGCGGTGCGCGAATCGGTCGTGGCCCCGCCGGTCGGCGAGGACGTGCTGCGGGTCGCGGTGTGCGCGGTGCCGCTGATGTCGAACTTCACCGACGTCGACGCGCTCGCGGCCGAGCCGGGCGTGGTGGTGCGGTTCGTGGACCGGGCCGAGGAACTGGCCGACGCGGACCTGGTCGTCGTCCCGGGTACGCGCGGCACCGTGAAGGCGCTGGAGTGGCTGCGCGAGCGCGGGCTCGCGGACGCCCTCGCCCGGCGGGCCGCCGAGGGCCGCCCGGTGCTGGGCGTCTGCGGCGGCTTCCAGTTGCTCGGCGAGCACATCGAGGACGAGGTCGAGTCGAAGGCCGGCGCGGTGGCGGGCCTCGGGCTGCTGCCGGTCCGGGTCCGCTTCGAACGGGAGAAGACCCTGGCCCGGCCGGTGGGCACGGCCCTCGGCGAGCCGGTGGAGGGCTACGAGATCCACCACGGCGTGGCCGAGGTCCTCGGCGGCACCCCCTTCCTCGACGGCTGCCGGGTCGGCGCCGTCTGGGGCACCCACTGGCACGGCTCGCTGGAGTCCGACGGATTCCGCCGGGCGTTCCTGCGGGAGGTGGCCGCGGCCGCGGGGCGCCGGTTCGTCCCGGCCCCGGACACCTCCTTCGGCGCGCTGCGCGAGGAGCAGCTCGACCTGCTGGGCGACCTGATCGCCGAGCACGCCGACACCGACGCGCTGCTGCGGCTGATCGAGGGGGGCGCCCCCGCGGGCCTCCCGTTCCTCCCCCCGGGCGCCCCGTGA
- a CDS encoding cobalamin biosynthesis protein: MRADRVFAYGVTAGLIGDRILGDPRRGHPVAAFGRTAAAVEGALWRDDRARGALHTLVCAGGAAAVGALGARAVRSRPAAARIALTAAATWAVVGGTSLGREARAIGGALAVGDAEVARERLPHLCGRDPHALDEQQMARAVVESVAENTSDAVVGALVWGAVAGIPGLLAFRAVNTLDAMVGHRSPRYLRYGWASARLDDLAGWPGARLTALAAVAAGPDRRGALRAWRADAAAHPSPNAGPVEASFAGALGVRLGGTLSYGGRVEHRAVLNGAAGRPVEVADIDRAVRLSRRVTWLALGACVAGRTLASRALRSARTTSTTKGRA; this comes from the coding sequence ATGCGTGCCGACCGCGTCTTCGCGTACGGCGTCACGGCGGGCCTGATCGGCGACCGGATCCTCGGGGATCCGCGCCGTGGGCACCCCGTGGCCGCCTTCGGACGAACCGCCGCCGCCGTCGAGGGCGCCCTGTGGCGCGACGACCGCGCCCGGGGCGCCCTGCACACCCTCGTCTGCGCCGGGGGCGCGGCCGCCGTCGGCGCGCTGGGCGCCCGCGCCGTGCGCTCCCGGCCCGCGGCCGCCCGTATCGCCCTGACCGCCGCGGCCACCTGGGCCGTGGTCGGCGGCACCTCCCTCGGCCGCGAGGCCCGCGCCATCGGCGGGGCACTCGCCGTCGGGGACGCGGAGGTCGCCCGGGAACGGCTCCCCCACCTGTGCGGGCGGGACCCGCACGCGCTGGACGAACAGCAGATGGCCCGCGCCGTCGTGGAGTCTGTCGCCGAGAACACCTCCGACGCGGTCGTCGGGGCCCTGGTGTGGGGCGCCGTCGCCGGGATCCCCGGGCTGCTGGCCTTCCGCGCCGTCAACACCCTCGATGCGATGGTGGGGCACAGGTCGCCCCGCTACCTGCGCTACGGCTGGGCCTCCGCCCGGCTCGACGACCTGGCCGGCTGGCCCGGGGCCCGGCTGACCGCCCTCGCCGCCGTGGCGGCCGGACCGGACCGGCGCGGAGCCCTGCGGGCCTGGCGCGCCGACGCCGCCGCCCATCCGAGTCCCAACGCCGGCCCGGTGGAGGCCTCCTTCGCCGGCGCCCTCGGCGTCCGCCTCGGCGGAACCCTGTCCTACGGCGGCCGGGTCGAACACCGGGCGGTGCTCAACGGAGCCGCCGGGCGGCCGGTGGAGGTCGCCGACATCGACCGTGCGGTAAGGCTGTCGCGGCGGGTCACCTGGCTGGCGCTGGGGGCCTGCGTGGCGGGCCGGACCCTGGCCTCCCGCGCACTGCGGAGCGCCCGTACCACCTCGACGACGAAGGGACGCGCATGA
- a CDS encoding anion permease, producing the protein MEHITLLLGIVIITALVFDFTNGFHDTANAMATTISTGALKPKTAVAMSAVLNLVGAFMSVEVAKTISKGLVNEEGIQPEVIFAALVGAILWNLVTWLVGLPSSSSHALMGGLIGAAVASAGLGAVNGDVVVTKVLIPAVAAPIVAGVASMLAARLTYRLGGKVGEKTATKGYRAGQIASAGLVSLAHGTNDAQKTMGIITLALVAGGALAPGSNPPVWVIVSAGLAIALGTSIGGWRIIRTMGSGLTDLQPQQGFAAQTSAASVILASSSLGFSLSTTHACSGAVMGAGLGRKGGVVRWSTATRMFVAWGLTLPAAALVASGAELVMRTGDVGVAAVAVFLVASCVAIWVISRRQVVDHTNVNEIDAASTGAGDEQPGVVTTAIAAVAVPPTAGTTAAVTDEDLKATIPAATANPATPAAPAAAV; encoded by the coding sequence ATGGAGCACATAACGCTTCTCCTCGGGATCGTGATCATCACCGCTCTCGTGTTCGACTTCACGAACGGTTTCCACGACACGGCCAACGCGATGGCCACCACCATCTCGACCGGCGCCCTCAAGCCCAAGACGGCGGTGGCCATGTCCGCCGTGCTCAACCTCGTCGGCGCGTTCATGTCCGTGGAGGTCGCCAAGACGATCTCCAAGGGCCTGGTCAACGAAGAGGGCATCCAGCCAGAAGTGATCTTCGCCGCCCTGGTCGGCGCGATCCTCTGGAACCTCGTCACCTGGCTGGTCGGCCTGCCGTCCAGCTCCTCGCACGCCCTGATGGGCGGCCTGATCGGTGCTGCGGTCGCCTCCGCCGGCCTGGGCGCGGTCAACGGCGACGTCGTCGTCACCAAGGTGCTGATCCCCGCGGTCGCCGCGCCGATCGTGGCCGGTGTGGCCTCGATGCTGGCCGCCAGGCTCACGTACAGGCTCGGTGGCAAGGTCGGCGAGAAGACCGCCACCAAGGGCTACCGCGCCGGTCAGATCGCCTCGGCCGGCCTGGTCTCCCTCGCGCACGGCACCAACGACGCGCAGAAGACCATGGGCATCATCACCCTGGCCCTCGTCGCCGGCGGCGCGCTCGCGCCCGGCTCGAACCCGCCGGTCTGGGTCATCGTCTCCGCCGGTCTGGCCATCGCCCTGGGCACCTCCATCGGCGGCTGGCGCATCATCCGCACCATGGGCAGTGGCCTGACCGACCTGCAGCCGCAGCAGGGCTTCGCCGCCCAGACCTCGGCCGCCAGCGTCATCCTGGCCTCCTCCAGCCTCGGCTTCTCCCTCTCCACCACCCACGCCTGCTCCGGCGCGGTCATGGGTGCGGGCCTGGGCCGCAAGGGCGGCGTGGTCCGCTGGTCCACCGCCACCCGCATGTTCGTCGCGTGGGGCCTGACCCTGCCGGCCGCCGCCCTGGTGGCCTCCGGTGCCGAGCTGGTCATGCGGACCGGTGACGTCGGCGTGGCCGCCGTCGCGGTCTTCCTGGTCGCCTCCTGCGTCGCCATCTGGGTCATCTCCCGCCGCCAGGTCGTCGACCACACCAACGTCAACGAGATCGACGCCGCCTCCACCGGGGCCGGCGACGAGCAGCCCGGCGTCGTCACCACCGCCATCGCGGCCGTGGCCGTCCCGCCGACCGCGGGTACGACGGCCGCCGTGACGGACGAGGACCTCAAGGCCACCATCCCGGCCGCGACGGCGAACCCGGCGACCCCCGCGGCTCCGGCCGCCGCGGTCTGA
- a CDS encoding alpha/beta hydrolase family protein, which produces MRTATATAAAVTTTLIGAGAAAVAAGRYAADAALRSEPGRPLPGGPRLSVHSAGDGRVVLTRSLASLRPGTYGLAAPGVHAVVGPVLDEGRAAPDTVVRRLIAVTHGSLEPGTRVTLTPQVHLGNPRTALGLDHADVDVPGELGPLPAWFVPEARDTWVITVHGLGAGREHPMVVMPFLRRQRLPVLDLAYRGDLGAPASPDGIGHLGESEWRDLDAAIRYAVRYGARRVILHGWSTGGAMALHAVERSALAGRISGVVLDSPVLDWHATLRALAAARRTPAPLIPLAVRAAEGRAGLRADRRPPGSDPGALRVPVLIFHGPDDTLAPWEPSRRLAAARPDLVTLQTVRNAAHGAMWNADPARYEEALRRFLVPLM; this is translated from the coding sequence GTGCGTACCGCCACAGCGACGGCAGCGGCCGTCACCACCACCCTGATCGGTGCCGGAGCGGCCGCCGTCGCGGCCGGCCGGTACGCCGCCGACGCCGCCCTGCGCAGCGAGCCGGGCCGCCCCCTGCCCGGCGGACCCCGGCTCAGCGTCCACTCCGCCGGCGACGGCCGCGTGGTGCTCACCCGCTCCCTGGCCTCCCTGCGCCCGGGGACCTACGGACTGGCCGCGCCCGGGGTGCACGCCGTGGTCGGGCCCGTCCTCGACGAGGGCCGGGCCGCCCCGGACACCGTCGTGCGCCGCCTGATCGCCGTCACCCACGGCAGCCTCGAGCCCGGCACCCGCGTCACCCTCACCCCCCAGGTCCACCTGGGCAACCCGCGCACCGCCCTCGGGCTCGACCACGCCGACGTGGACGTCCCCGGGGAGCTGGGTCCCCTCCCCGCCTGGTTCGTGCCCGAGGCCCGCGACACGTGGGTGATCACCGTGCACGGGCTGGGGGCCGGGCGGGAGCACCCGATGGTGGTCATGCCCTTCCTGCGGCGCCAGCGCCTCCCGGTGCTCGACCTCGCCTACCGCGGGGACCTCGGCGCCCCCGCCTCCCCGGACGGCATCGGCCACCTCGGGGAGTCGGAGTGGCGGGACCTGGACGCCGCCATCCGCTACGCCGTGCGCTACGGGGCCCGGCGCGTGATCCTGCACGGCTGGTCGACCGGGGGCGCCATGGCCCTGCACGCCGTCGAGCGCTCCGCCCTGGCCGGCCGGATCTCCGGAGTCGTGCTCGACTCGCCCGTCCTGGACTGGCACGCCACCCTGCGCGCGCTCGCCGCCGCCCGCCGCACCCCGGCCCCGCTGATCCCGCTCGCGGTCCGGGCGGCCGAGGGCCGCGCGGGACTGCGCGCCGACCGGCGGCCCCCGGGCTCCGACCCCGGCGCCCTGCGCGTCCCGGTCCTGATCTTCCACGGGCCCGACGACACCCTCGCCCCCTGGGAACCCTCCCGCCGGCTCGCCGCCGCCCGGCCCGACCTCGTCACCCTGCAGACCGTCAGGAACGCGGCGCACGGGGCGATGTGGAACGCCGACCCGGCCCGGTACGAGGAG